A genomic region of Desulfocurvibacter africanus subsp. africanus DSM 2603 contains the following coding sequences:
- a CDS encoding phage tail protein I: protein MSRSLREVDLLDLVPVSIRHDPAVQAATRALQQEYLAVQDELARVLIRPRLDELDEPLLSLLAWEEHLDGHEGWLLAAGEEEQRALIAQAAEIHRTKGTLFAVRRVFELLGMRAFIERWFEYGGEPGTFRVEVLEIGNQGLDQGMYELLEKLVDEYKAARSHMTGLKIFLTGKAQLCLAGAMLGGEAITVYPWSTREVQSTGVLRLGTGYQCVETVTIYPLS from the coding sequence ATGAGTAGGAGCCTGCGCGAGGTGGACCTGCTCGACCTCGTGCCCGTGTCCATCCGGCACGATCCGGCCGTGCAGGCCGCGACCAGGGCCCTGCAGCAGGAGTACCTGGCCGTGCAGGACGAGCTGGCCAGGGTGCTCATCCGGCCCAGGCTGGACGAACTGGACGAGCCGCTCTTGTCCCTGCTGGCCTGGGAGGAGCACCTGGACGGCCACGAGGGCTGGCTGCTGGCCGCGGGCGAGGAGGAGCAGCGCGCGCTCATTGCGCAGGCCGCCGAGATCCACCGCACCAAGGGCACGCTGTTCGCCGTGCGCCGGGTCTTCGAGCTGCTGGGCATGCGCGCGTTCATCGAGCGCTGGTTCGAGTACGGCGGCGAGCCCGGCACCTTCCGCGTGGAGGTGCTGGAGATCGGCAACCAGGGCCTGGACCAGGGCATGTACGAGCTGCTGGAAAAACTCGTGGACGAGTACAAGGCGGCCCGCTCGCACATGACCGGGCTGAAGATATTCCTTACGGGCAAGGCCCAGCTGTGCCTGGCCGGGGCCATGCTCGGCGGCGAGGCTATCACGGTCTACCCGTGGAGCACGCGGGAGGTGCAGTCCACGGGCGTGCTGCGCCTGGGCACCGGATATCAGTGCGTGGAAACCGTAACCATTTATCCCCTGAGCTAG
- a CDS encoding LPP20 family lipoprotein, which translates to MNLCKAFIALFTLALIAGCAATEEKAADAPIAGDAGVLAGAPQWVFNPEREGLITEIGSAPKSLGGFQAQRTEALGNARDALARLLSVKVQNSLKNFSQQTGVGDDQTMDKVVVSTSNQLAKVELNGAGQKELWIGKDGTMYVLVALESDKVAAAMKKLAVSSFKNENALWQQFQAQKAQDQLSLEIEKEFNKQ; encoded by the coding sequence ATGAATCTTTGCAAGGCTTTTATCGCCCTGTTCACTTTGGCACTCATTGCCGGTTGCGCAGCAACTGAAGAGAAAGCCGCGGATGCCCCCATAGCAGGTGACGCCGGTGTCCTTGCAGGCGCGCCGCAATGGGTTTTCAATCCGGAGCGCGAGGGCCTGATCACTGAAATCGGCTCGGCCCCCAAGAGCCTGGGCGGCTTTCAGGCCCAGCGCACGGAAGCCCTCGGCAATGCCAGGGACGCCCTGGCCCGCCTGCTGAGCGTCAAGGTCCAGAACTCCCTGAAGAACTTCTCGCAGCAGACCGGCGTGGGCGATGACCAGACCATGGACAAGGTCGTCGTGAGCACCTCCAACCAGCTGGCCAAGGTCGAGCTGAACGGCGCGGGACAAAAGGAACTCTGGATCGGCAAAGACGGCACCATGTACGTCCTGGTCGCCCTGGAGTCCGACAAGGTTGCGGCTGCCATGAAAAAGCTCGCCGTGAGCAGCTTCAAGAACGAGAACGCCCTGTGGCAGCAGTTCCAGGCCCAGAAGGCCCAGGATCAGCTGAGCCTTGAAATCGAGAAAGAGTTCAACAAGCAGTAG
- a CDS encoding LPP20 family lipoprotein codes for MEDNMFFCFQATLRRAHKYYKNEFPWHILAACIQVVLLAVTLTCPARAVSLPAWYLNPPQSDEQALYGAGEGSNFQEARHAALNAIAEEISVTITSKMERRENLSQNNSTSSYDKQVNQRLTAEIQKIRFNNAEVIMNEATGGKVYVLVSVDRAALAESQKAELERKLAATDELYKSSKNDPIYRKFQKLKTIDTGKAGILSLLAIMQGLDGSYDLNPIHAKLKTYARDYLAIKDQLVVYIQPDKTMPQIKDVLEAAFSAAAIKVSSNPPGKNPNALVVHYATELQNREVYSSKMTKLAVTVKTQASSGDIVATSKIESSGSSLADFDKSAAAALNGFAKRVDEVGVINIIGLN; via the coding sequence ATGGAGGACAATATGTTTTTTTGTTTCCAAGCAACTCTGCGCAGAGCGCATAAGTACTATAAAAATGAATTTCCGTGGCACATATTGGCTGCATGTATTCAAGTCGTCCTGCTGGCAGTCACTCTTACATGCCCTGCCCGGGCTGTCAGTCTGCCCGCCTGGTATCTGAATCCACCGCAAAGCGATGAACAGGCCTTGTATGGCGCGGGCGAGGGTTCAAACTTCCAGGAAGCGCGACATGCAGCCTTGAATGCCATTGCGGAGGAGATCTCAGTCACCATCACGTCCAAAATGGAGCGACGCGAAAACCTGTCCCAGAATAACAGCACATCGAGTTACGACAAGCAGGTCAACCAGAGACTCACCGCCGAAATACAGAAGATCCGTTTCAATAACGCAGAAGTCATTATGAATGAGGCCACGGGCGGCAAGGTCTATGTTCTCGTGTCAGTGGACAGGGCCGCCCTGGCCGAGAGCCAGAAGGCCGAGCTGGAGCGCAAGCTGGCAGCCACGGACGAGCTGTATAAAAGCAGCAAGAATGATCCGATTTACAGGAAATTCCAGAAGCTGAAGACGATAGACACCGGGAAAGCCGGCATACTGTCGCTGCTGGCGATCATGCAGGGCCTTGATGGTTCCTATGACCTGAATCCGATCCATGCAAAGCTGAAAACGTATGCGCGGGACTACCTTGCAATCAAGGACCAGCTGGTCGTTTATATCCAGCCCGACAAAACAATGCCGCAGATCAAGGATGTGCTTGAGGCCGCCTTTTCGGCTGCAGCCATAAAAGTCAGCTCGAATCCCCCGGGTAAGAATCCGAACGCCTTGGTCGTCCACTATGCGACGGAGCTGCAGAACAGGGAAGTCTACTCGTCCAAGATGACCAAGCTGGCGGTTACGGTCAAGACGCAGGCCAGCAGCGGGGATATCGTCGCCACGAGCAAAATAGAGAGCAGCGGAAGTTCCCTGGCGGATTTCGACAAGTCCGCCGCCGCGGCCCTGAACGGATTCGCCAAGCGAGTGGACGAGGTCGGCGTAATCAACATTATCGGACTCAATTGA
- a CDS encoding baseplate assembly protein, protein MSLASLPEVSFCETDAAKVREWLLATHQAITGRTLYPGNPERLWLEFVAEVITRQRVIIDHTGKMNLLRYASGAFLDHKGAERQTARLAAAPAMTTLRFSLTTPLDYPVAIPAGTRATPDGQLMFATSGYSEIKAKDEWVDVEAVCLEAGSQGNGLLPSQVNRLVDPLAHVAKVANTTTTTGGADVETDEAYRERIRQAPEGYSLAGPRGAYRYWAMSAHQDIIDVAVYSPEPCVVNVRPLLKGGLVPDPIADKPILDAVAAMLDPEERRPDTDQVVVQPPEAVPYDLQLTYWLDSANAPFVKQIQQAVQQAVSDYRSWQRGRLGRDINPSKLSALCMAAGAKRVDIASPAFRTLERWQVAQEGTPGVNYGGLEDE, encoded by the coding sequence ATGTCCCTGGCCAGCCTGCCCGAGGTCTCGTTCTGCGAGACCGACGCGGCCAAGGTGCGCGAGTGGCTGCTGGCCACGCACCAGGCCATAACCGGCCGCACGCTCTATCCAGGCAACCCGGAGCGGCTGTGGCTGGAGTTCGTGGCCGAGGTCATCACGCGCCAGCGGGTCATCATCGACCACACGGGCAAGATGAACCTCTTGCGCTACGCAAGCGGCGCGTTCCTGGACCACAAGGGCGCGGAGCGCCAGACCGCGCGCCTGGCGGCCGCGCCAGCCATGACCACGCTGCGTTTTTCGCTCACCACGCCGCTCGATTATCCCGTGGCCATCCCGGCCGGCACCCGCGCAACACCGGACGGCCAACTCATGTTCGCCACGAGCGGATACTCCGAGATCAAGGCCAAAGACGAGTGGGTCGACGTTGAGGCGGTCTGCCTGGAGGCGGGCAGCCAGGGCAATGGCCTGCTGCCCAGCCAGGTCAACCGCCTGGTGGACCCGCTGGCCCACGTGGCCAAGGTGGCCAACACGACCACGACCACGGGCGGCGCGGACGTGGAGACGGACGAGGCCTATCGCGAGCGCATCCGCCAGGCGCCCGAGGGCTACAGCCTGGCCGGGCCGCGCGGGGCCTACCGCTACTGGGCCATGAGCGCGCACCAGGACATCATCGACGTGGCCGTGTATTCGCCCGAGCCCTGCGTGGTGAACGTGCGGCCGCTGCTCAAGGGCGGCCTGGTGCCCGATCCCATTGCCGACAAGCCGATCCTGGACGCGGTGGCGGCCATGCTCGACCCGGAGGAGCGCCGGCCGGACACGGACCAGGTGGTCGTGCAGCCGCCCGAGGCAGTGCCCTACGACCTGCAGCTGACCTACTGGCTCGACTCGGCCAACGCGCCCTTCGTGAAGCAGATCCAGCAGGCCGTGCAGCAGGCCGTGAGCGACTACCGCTCCTGGCAGCGGGGCAGGCTCGGCCGCGACATAAACCCCTCCAAACTGTCCGCCCTGTGCATGGCCGCGGGCGCCAAGCGCGTGGACATCGCCAGCCCGGCCTTCAGGACCCTGGAGCGCTGGCAGGTGGCCCAGGAGGGCACGCCCGGCGTCAACTACGGAGGCCTGGAAGATGAGTAG
- a CDS encoding PAS domain S-box protein, producing MPGIEKSRQELLAEAALLKERLRELGRERDLLASLVESASDEIWFCAPDESFARPLNKAARDFLSLARAGLPPLQRAEADSPLPIFKTQAALLSPAESPLRRALAGETVHGDEAVLLPESGEVRHREYRASPIRDEQGAVSGVVAIARDVTKTRKAEAALRESDESFQVALAHTPVMVFAADMDQRFSWVFNPPFGLTAEEIIGKTLQELIKPEDASEVQALVSELIESGRAIRQEVVIRFRGRETCWDVTIEPRRDARGIISGLIGVAYDLTERRWAEKAREQSDEKFRRIFHLSPAILAISTLQDGVYLDVNEAFSKLLGYSREEATGKSAFEFQLWAEPAQRNLLAAQLKERGSLRSRLVRYRCKSGEIKTLVISAELMEVEGQQCVLAAASDFTMQQRRHDAIRKREVEWRAIVENTSDIIARIGRDSRFTYVNQAVTKATGLLPREIVGKAFHERGFSVENLAKARRALKTVFDSGKPGLLELAASGQGRPVTLQVCLVPEFSRTGEVETVLAISRDISELKQTEQELRSSREHYRLLYESVPLGYQSLDARGCYLEVNHAWLEAMGYSREDVIGQRFGRFVAESAAYLAESFAAFKQCGEISGAEFEMVRKDGSRFIAAFYGKISTDEQGRFRQTHCIMHDVTARKRAEEEIRRAQTEAEAASRAKSMFLAHMSHELRTPLNGVLGMIELAHMACADKKQCKYLELAKQSGHTLLDIINDILDLAKIEAGKAELKNEPFSLREVMESTIEPLAMLGRRKGLDVSWRMDPRIPDRLAGDQGRLRQVLANLVGNALKFTERGSVSVDLGLSTGGFETRPYCPAGLGLIFSIADTGIGIPQDKLPHLFESFTQALTSAHVKFGGTGLGLCISKRLVEMMQGTIWAESVAGQGSTFSFTAVFCVPQQPTLPDAAPACGPGVQGRRLRVLVAEDNQINQVLIRELLGMQGHTASIVGTGLEALQALRQAEYDLVLMDIRMPDMNGLQAVQRIRAGEAGKTDIPVIALTAYALDGDRKRFLAAGMDGYLAKPIRIEEFNTVLRDVAGRASG from the coding sequence ATGCCGGGCATCGAGAAAAGCCGCCAGGAGCTGCTTGCGGAAGCAGCCCTGCTGAAAGAACGTCTGCGTGAACTCGGCAGGGAACGCGACCTTCTGGCCAGCCTGGTTGAATCGGCCAGCGATGAGATCTGGTTCTGCGCTCCCGACGAAAGCTTCGCGCGGCCTCTGAACAAGGCTGCGCGGGATTTCCTGTCTCTCGCCAGGGCCGGCCTGCCCCCGCTCCAACGGGCGGAAGCCGATTCACCTCTGCCGATATTCAAGACACAGGCGGCACTCCTTTCGCCAGCCGAGTCCCCTTTGCGCCGCGCGCTGGCGGGAGAGACGGTGCACGGCGATGAAGCCGTACTGCTCCCGGAGAGCGGCGAAGTGCGGCACAGGGAATACAGGGCCAGTCCCATCCGGGATGAGCAGGGAGCCGTCAGCGGGGTGGTCGCCATTGCCCGTGATGTGACAAAAACCCGCAAGGCCGAGGCTGCCCTGCGCGAAAGCGACGAGAGCTTCCAGGTGGCCCTGGCCCATACGCCGGTGATGGTTTTTGCCGCGGACATGGACCAGCGTTTCAGCTGGGTTTTCAATCCGCCCTTCGGGCTCACGGCCGAGGAGATCATCGGCAAGACACTCCAGGAACTCATCAAGCCCGAGGATGCCAGCGAAGTGCAGGCCCTGGTTTCGGAGCTGATCGAATCCGGCCGGGCTATCCGGCAGGAGGTCGTGATCCGCTTCAGGGGCAGGGAGACGTGCTGGGATGTGACCATCGAGCCGAGGCGCGACGCGCGCGGCATCATCAGCGGCCTCATCGGCGTGGCCTATGACCTGACCGAGCGCAGGTGGGCGGAGAAGGCCCGTGAGCAGAGTGACGAGAAGTTCAGAAGGATCTTCCACCTGAGTCCGGCGATCCTGGCCATCTCGACGCTGCAGGATGGTGTCTACCTCGACGTGAACGAGGCTTTCAGCAAGCTGCTCGGCTACAGCAGGGAGGAAGCCACCGGCAAGAGCGCCTTTGAGTTTCAACTCTGGGCAGAGCCGGCCCAGCGCAACCTGCTTGCCGCACAGCTGAAAGAAAGAGGCTCGCTGCGCAGCCGGCTGGTGAGGTACAGGTGCAAGTCCGGCGAGATAAAGACCTTGGTCATCTCCGCCGAACTCATGGAGGTCGAGGGGCAGCAATGCGTGCTGGCGGCAGCCAGCGATTTCACCATGCAGCAGCGGCGCCACGATGCAATTCGCAAGCGCGAGGTGGAGTGGCGGGCCATTGTCGAGAACACCTCGGACATCATCGCGCGGATCGGCCGCGACTCCCGGTTTACCTATGTAAATCAAGCCGTGACAAAGGCTACCGGATTACTGCCCAGGGAAATCGTCGGCAAAGCCTTCCATGAGCGGGGTTTCAGCGTAGAAAACCTGGCAAAGGCCAGGCGTGCGCTCAAGACTGTCTTCGACAGCGGAAAGCCGGGGCTGCTCGAGCTGGCTGCGTCCGGACAGGGCAGGCCAGTGACCCTGCAGGTATGTCTTGTCCCGGAGTTCTCCCGCACAGGCGAAGTCGAAACCGTGCTGGCCATCAGTCGGGACATTTCGGAACTCAAGCAGACCGAGCAGGAGCTGCGCAGCAGCAGGGAGCACTACCGGCTGCTCTACGAGAGCGTCCCGCTGGGCTACCAATCCCTGGACGCGCGCGGATGCTACCTTGAGGTCAACCATGCCTGGCTCGAAGCCATGGGCTACAGCCGCGAGGATGTCATTGGCCAGCGGTTCGGCAGGTTCGTGGCGGAATCCGCCGCATACCTGGCGGAATCCTTCGCCGCATTCAAGCAATGCGGCGAGATCTCCGGTGCCGAGTTCGAGATGGTCCGCAAGGATGGCAGCCGCTTCATTGCTGCCTTTTACGGCAAGATCAGCACCGACGAGCAGGGCCGCTTCCGGCAGACGCACTGCATCATGCACGACGTCACGGCGCGCAAACGGGCCGAGGAGGAGATCAGGCGGGCGCAAACCGAGGCCGAGGCGGCGAGCCGGGCCAAATCCATGTTCCTGGCGCACATGTCCCACGAACTGCGGACTCCGCTCAACGGCGTCCTGGGCATGATCGAGCTGGCGCACATGGCCTGCGCCGATAAAAAGCAATGCAAGTACCTTGAGCTGGCCAAGCAGTCGGGCCATACGCTTTTGGATATCATCAACGACATCCTGGACCTGGCCAAGATCGAGGCAGGCAAGGCGGAGCTGAAGAACGAGCCGTTCAGCCTGCGTGAGGTCATGGAATCGACCATCGAGCCGCTGGCCATGCTCGGCAGGCGCAAGGGCCTCGATGTGTCCTGGCGCATGGACCCGCGGATTCCGGACCGGCTCGCAGGCGACCAGGGCCGTCTGCGCCAGGTGCTTGCCAACCTGGTGGGCAATGCCCTCAAGTTCACGGAGCGCGGCTCGGTTTCGGTCGATCTGGGCCTGAGCACGGGCGGGTTTGAAACCCGCCCCTACTGCCCTGCGGGCTTGGGGCTCATCTTCTCCATCGCCGACACGGGCATCGGAATTCCGCAGGACAAGCTTCCCCATTTGTTCGAGTCTTTCACCCAGGCCCTGACCTCGGCGCATGTCAAATTCGGCGGCACGGGCCTGGGCCTGTGCATTTCCAAGCGCCTGGTGGAAATGATGCAGGGCACAATCTGGGCCGAGAGCGTTGCCGGCCAGGGCAGCACGTTCAGCTTCACGGCGGTGTTCTGCGTCCCACAGCAGCCGACCCTGCCCGACGCTGCCCCCGCGTGCGGACCAGGCGTGCAAGGCAGGCGCCTGCGGGTCCTGGTTGCCGAGGACAATCAGATCAACCAGGTGCTCATCAGGGAGCTGCTCGGCATGCAGGGCCATACGGCCAGCATCGTCGGCACCGGCCTTGAAGCCCTGCAGGCACTGCGGCAGGCGGAGTATGACCTTGTGCTCATGGACATCCGCATGCCCGACATGAACGGCCTGCAGGCCGTGCAACGGATTCGGGCCGGCGAGGCCGGCAAAACGGACATCCCCGTGATCGCCCTGACAGCCTACGCCCTGGATGGCGACAGGAAGCGCTTCCTTGCGGCAGGCATGGACGGCTACCTGGCCAAGCCGATCAGGATCGAGGAGTTCAATACCGTGCTGCGCGACGTGGCCGGCAGGGCGTCCGGGTAG
- a CDS encoding PKD domain-containing protein translates to MRFLITLVLLCAMACVSGLAQAFEEDAPAFPSLKPILSLSHSKRITDIDFSDRHIVSGSKDGEVKLFARDGRLLSSSKMHSDPVLGVAFLGEDTVVSVDRSRAILWNPAQEDRRAIRFRDKNKEDIRIDVLGFSDRFSLLAVAKAGLLQVMDLKNGYLLHEFTDIAIPVSIDISASGRFLCLVSNGYPHDFIYIFDLERGALANKLQHDRTVRRASFFDDGRIIVLQNRSGKPDTDLRLVDLQTQADLLSYKPDHEQIHSAIPFFGDLLVHADDVCELVSLAERKTTPLFKPNLPSTSNANSLKLDQESGLLALLTDNGTAFIYRLEHGQASATPAPATSPAQPKASLPEPQTGRPAAEAPQASPALILGADQQQGPAPLTVKLDIQLSRFREPVRKMAIAFGDGTSESLPPDTRSCSHVYAKPGTYKLQVAVQTEGGAVVSNAVTISVKPLTFDTFSKDMDKEFQEFKQ, encoded by the coding sequence ATGCGATTTCTGATCACTCTGGTTCTCTTGTGCGCCATGGCCTGCGTCTCTGGACTTGCCCAGGCCTTCGAGGAGGACGCCCCGGCATTTCCCAGCCTGAAGCCCATCCTGTCCCTGAGTCATTCCAAGCGGATAACCGACATCGACTTCAGCGACAGGCACATCGTCTCTGGATCCAAGGATGGCGAGGTCAAGCTGTTCGCCCGCGACGGCAGGCTCCTCTCAAGCTCCAAGATGCATTCCGATCCCGTTCTGGGCGTGGCCTTCCTGGGAGAGGATACCGTCGTCTCCGTCGACCGTTCCCGAGCCATACTCTGGAACCCGGCCCAGGAGGATCGCAGGGCGATCAGGTTCCGGGACAAGAACAAAGAGGACATCCGCATCGATGTCCTGGGCTTCTCGGACAGATTCAGTCTCCTGGCCGTGGCCAAGGCTGGCCTGCTGCAGGTCATGGATCTGAAAAACGGCTACCTCCTGCACGAATTCACGGACATAGCCATTCCGGTTTCCATCGACATTTCAGCCTCGGGCAGGTTCCTTTGCCTGGTGAGCAACGGCTACCCGCACGACTTCATCTATATCTTCGATCTGGAACGAGGCGCCTTGGCCAACAAGCTGCAGCATGATCGCACCGTGCGTCGCGCCTCCTTTTTCGACGACGGCCGCATCATCGTCCTGCAGAACCGAAGCGGCAAGCCTGATACCGATTTGCGGCTGGTGGACCTGCAGACGCAAGCCGATCTCCTTTCCTACAAGCCCGACCACGAGCAGATCCATTCCGCCATTCCGTTCTTCGGAGACCTGCTGGTCCATGCCGACGACGTATGCGAGCTGGTTTCGCTCGCGGAGCGGAAGACAACGCCCCTCTTCAAGCCCAACCTGCCCTCCACGTCAAATGCGAACAGCCTCAAACTGGACCAGGAGTCCGGCCTGCTCGCGCTGTTGACGGACAATGGCACAGCCTTCATCTACCGCCTTGAACATGGGCAGGCGAGCGCAACGCCCGCGCCAGCCACAAGCCCTGCGCAACCCAAGGCTAGCCTGCCCGAGCCCCAGACCGGCAGGCCTGCCGCCGAAGCGCCGCAAGCGTCTCCGGCCCTGATCCTGGGTGCCGATCAGCAGCAGGGTCCTGCCCCGCTTACGGTGAAGCTCGATATCCAGCTGAGCCGCTTCAGGGAGCCAGTGCGCAAGATGGCCATCGCCTTCGGTGACGGCACGTCGGAATCGCTGCCACCGGACACACGCAGCTGCAGCCATGTCTACGCAAAGCCCGGCACCTACAAGCTGCAAGTGGCGGTGCAGACCGAGGGCGGCG